A stretch of Natronococcus sp. CG52 DNA encodes these proteins:
- a CDS encoding DUF6114 domain-containing protein has product MATENSSGSRRERFNDWRFQRPFLGGILLCLAGIIITWVPMQILPDIIFIGGDMAGFLAIGAMFGVFVFVTGVFALYQPKYAEMIGVVGVVLSIFSLFGSLGGLLVGMLLGILGGNLCIAWQPGDEEAASEPSKVDRAVARLRESTRRIVSKTAVRLRGGAEIRKQGGVDE; this is encoded by the coding sequence ATGGCCACCGAAAACAGCTCCGGGAGCCGACGGGAACGATTCAACGACTGGCGCTTCCAGCGTCCGTTCCTGGGCGGTATCCTGCTGTGCCTGGCCGGAATTATCATCACCTGGGTACCGATGCAGATCTTGCCCGACATCATCTTCATCGGCGGAGATATGGCGGGCTTTCTCGCCATCGGCGCGATGTTCGGCGTGTTCGTCTTCGTGACGGGCGTGTTCGCGCTGTACCAGCCGAAGTATGCCGAGATGATCGGCGTCGTCGGCGTCGTCCTGTCGATCTTCTCGCTGTTCGGGTCGCTCGGCGGGTTGCTCGTCGGGATGTTGCTCGGGATCCTCGGTGGAAACCTCTGTATCGCGTGGCAGCCCGGCGACGAGGAAGCTGCGTCGGAACCCAGCAAAGTCGACAGAGCGGTCGCGCGACTGCGCGAAAGCACCCGCCGAATCGTCAGTAAAACGGCCGTGCGGTTGCGCGGCGGTGCCGAGATCCGTAAACAGGGAGGTGTCGACGAGTGA
- a CDS encoding FAD-dependent monooxygenase family protein — protein sequence MTDWFPSGEWLEEYRANLNEDDAYAAESDGWGVDFNGDFLFVLTRLPLEETTFEDLPDELTADLYDRLDALPDDEFDRLRETATPAFDERLESVEGDDGPERFRRALADVALADVPNVVWPELEELIRGDLDSLLEQLETYVDGATVHAYLELEDGTCRRADLVEDPAACDPGFELEAPYETWTDLVEGADVIESVMSNEMGLEGSVTRVLHYGDAAAAMGDVAGETDARYLF from the coding sequence ATGACAGACTGGTTTCCGTCCGGAGAGTGGCTCGAGGAGTACCGCGCCAACCTCAACGAGGACGACGCCTACGCCGCCGAGAGCGACGGCTGGGGCGTGGATTTCAACGGGGACTTCCTCTTCGTCCTGACGCGACTGCCCCTCGAGGAGACGACCTTCGAGGACCTCCCCGACGAGTTGACCGCCGACCTGTACGACCGGCTCGACGCGCTTCCCGACGACGAGTTCGATCGCCTGCGGGAGACGGCGACGCCGGCCTTCGACGAGCGACTCGAGTCCGTCGAGGGCGACGACGGGCCGGAACGGTTCCGGCGGGCGCTCGCGGACGTGGCCCTCGCCGACGTACCGAACGTCGTCTGGCCGGAGCTCGAGGAGCTGATCCGGGGTGATCTCGACTCGCTGCTCGAACAGCTGGAGACGTACGTCGACGGTGCGACGGTCCACGCCTACCTCGAACTGGAAGACGGCACCTGTCGGCGGGCGGACCTCGTCGAAGATCCGGCGGCGTGCGATCCGGGGTTCGAACTCGAGGCACCCTACGAGACGTGGACGGACCTCGTCGAGGGCGCCGACGTCATCGAATCGGTGATGTCCAACGAGATGGGACTCGAGGGGAGCGTGACGCGCGTTCTCCACTACGGGGACGCCGCGGCGGCGATGGGCGACGTCGCCGGCGAAACTGACGCGAGGTACCTGTTCTGA
- a CDS encoding ribonucleotide-diphosphate reductase subunit beta: MPQVTTTPGFRAERIDTSSKWYDLFQKGVELGTWNVEKLFEEVGFEEDREIWESLDPVEQKQIRYLVSGFLDGEFAVGEDASHHLQRIVGAPCFDDNEEMEMYMTMFTLTEHKHTQFLDVYTHEVMGEQDVFADLNPKRGGARIPIVQATGLGEIFDRQGQLTARAAHSQDPVDIAEALTVYHMIVEGLLARGGFYSINKLSRNAPLPLLNHGFKFISTDEGRHMTHGVEALGELIEKERAGEPEFQGVSRAIENVLYENVPSVADFGYMFTDAVDDPLEISFDDLLMRVGHLIDGQFNEALDLDIDHRKVVGLVADRHQECLEKDIDEEVREYREVYQRKRDVAADGGR; the protein is encoded by the coding sequence GTGCCACAAGTTACCACAACACCCGGATTTCGGGCGGAACGGATCGATACCTCGAGCAAGTGGTACGACCTCTTTCAGAAGGGGGTCGAACTCGGGACGTGGAACGTCGAGAAATTGTTCGAGGAAGTCGGCTTCGAGGAGGACCGCGAGATCTGGGAGTCGCTCGACCCCGTCGAGCAAAAACAGATTCGGTACCTCGTGTCGGGCTTTCTCGACGGCGAGTTCGCGGTCGGAGAGGACGCGAGCCATCACCTCCAGCGCATCGTGGGTGCGCCGTGTTTCGACGACAACGAGGAGATGGAGATGTACATGACGATGTTCACGCTGACCGAGCACAAACACACGCAGTTCCTCGACGTCTACACGCACGAGGTGATGGGTGAACAGGACGTGTTCGCGGATCTGAATCCGAAGCGGGGCGGCGCACGGATCCCGATCGTGCAGGCGACCGGTCTCGGCGAAATCTTCGACCGGCAGGGCCAGTTGACCGCGCGAGCCGCCCACTCGCAGGATCCCGTCGACATCGCCGAGGCGCTGACGGTGTACCACATGATCGTCGAGGGACTGCTCGCCCGCGGCGGCTTCTACTCGATCAACAAGCTCTCGCGGAACGCCCCGCTGCCGCTGTTGAATCACGGGTTCAAGTTCATCAGCACCGACGAGGGACGGCACATGACCCACGGCGTCGAGGCGCTGGGCGAGCTCATCGAGAAGGAACGCGCCGGCGAACCCGAGTTCCAGGGCGTCAGCCGGGCCATCGAGAACGTGCTCTACGAGAACGTGCCATCGGTCGCGGACTTCGGCTACATGTTCACGGACGCCGTCGACGACCCCCTCGAGATCAGCTTCGACGACCTCCTGATGCGGGTGGGCCACCTCATCGACGGCCAGTTCAACGAAGCGCTCGACCTCGACATCGACCACCGCAAGGTCGTCGGCCTCGTCGCCGACCGTCATCAGGAGTGCCTCGAGAAGGATATCGACGAGGAGGTCCGAGAGTACCGGGAGGTCTATCAGCGCAAACGCGACGTCGCGGCCGACGGAGGCCGATAA
- a CDS encoding acyl-CoA dehydrogenase family protein, with protein sequence MRLTDDQTAFRDDLRDYLDAEIEPIVDEKDRNGPMTRDDLVGYLDDLQELGIGFTPDTVHRYFGDVWRFVIASEEISRVWPSLNVALQMSFPALFVRFAADETQQAMLPKLEENRCIGCLAVTEPEGGSDTAHPNTVARKDGEEFVLNGEKVWVGNAQIADVALVIARDASEGAQDMFLVDRANASFETEEMNKLGWKGVPNGRMIFDDVRIPVENRFSTIFGDAIADGHGISEIVPFPESVSQLFFEHKPLNVMFSFMRTGMAFMAVGIMQAAFDDALAYAQERETFGEPIGQHQLVQEKLYDVRAAIEASRGLSRSAAEALVDGDPDARLLSSLAKGYACERSIEATSDALQVLGAAGLDLENRMERYYRDARVMTIPDGTTEIQKLIVGKELTDMSAY encoded by the coding sequence ATGCGTCTGACCGACGACCAGACGGCGTTTCGCGACGATCTCCGGGACTACCTCGACGCCGAGATCGAACCGATCGTCGACGAGAAGGACCGCAACGGGCCGATGACGCGCGACGACCTGGTCGGCTACCTCGACGACCTGCAGGAACTCGGAATCGGCTTCACTCCGGATACGGTCCACCGGTACTTCGGCGACGTCTGGCGGTTCGTTATCGCCTCCGAGGAGATCAGCCGCGTGTGGCCGAGCCTGAACGTCGCCCTGCAGATGTCGTTCCCGGCGCTGTTCGTCCGGTTCGCCGCCGACGAGACGCAGCAGGCGATGCTGCCGAAACTCGAGGAGAACCGGTGTATCGGCTGCCTCGCGGTGACCGAACCCGAGGGGGGCTCCGACACGGCCCACCCGAACACCGTCGCGCGTAAGGACGGCGAGGAGTTCGTGCTGAACGGCGAGAAGGTCTGGGTCGGCAACGCACAGATCGCCGACGTCGCGCTCGTCATCGCCCGCGACGCGTCCGAGGGGGCGCAAGATATGTTCCTCGTCGATCGCGCGAACGCCTCCTTCGAGACCGAGGAGATGAACAAGTTGGGCTGGAAGGGCGTCCCGAACGGGCGGATGATCTTCGACGACGTCCGGATCCCGGTCGAGAACCGGTTTTCGACCATCTTCGGCGACGCCATCGCCGACGGCCACGGCATCTCGGAGATCGTGCCGTTTCCCGAGAGCGTCAGCCAGCTCTTCTTCGAGCACAAACCGCTCAACGTCATGTTCTCGTTCATGCGAACGGGGATGGCGTTCATGGCCGTCGGGATCATGCAGGCCGCGTTCGACGACGCGCTGGCCTACGCCCAGGAGCGCGAAACGTTCGGCGAGCCGATCGGTCAGCACCAGCTGGTCCAGGAGAAACTCTACGACGTCCGGGCGGCGATCGAGGCCTCGCGGGGGCTCTCGCGCAGTGCCGCGGAAGCCCTCGTCGACGGTGATCCCGACGCGCGGCTGCTCTCGTCGCTCGCGAAGGGATACGCCTGCGAGCGCTCGATCGAGGCGACGAGCGACGCACTGCAGGTGCTCGGCGCCGCCGGGCTCGACCTCGAGAATCGCATGGAACGGTACTACCGCGACGCGCGGGTGATGACGATCCCGGACGGGACGACCGAGATCCAGAAGCTCATCGTCGGGAAGGAACTGACCGACATGAGCGCCTACTGA
- a CDS encoding SDR family NAD(P)-dependent oxidoreductase has protein sequence MNFGLDDKTALVTGAGGRIGSVDCEVLAEEGAEIVALDVDVDAAETVVGDIEDAGGTGYAIECDLTDRDAVAETVSAVEEDVDGIDILINNAGLVDARDKIEDFEDEVWDRDLQVNLTGTYNVTRAVYPGMKEREWGRIINMSSMAGWQGGFGQLSYSATKAALIGFGKTIALEGAQHGITSNVVTPSIVVGALADLPIEQLEQVDEHFARIAKATPMRRLGREEDVANLIAYLCSEQATYITGQVVGVTGGVDLFSF, from the coding sequence ATGAACTTCGGACTTGACGACAAGACCGCGCTCGTCACGGGGGCGGGCGGTCGTATCGGAAGCGTCGACTGCGAGGTACTCGCCGAGGAAGGTGCCGAGATCGTCGCACTCGACGTCGACGTCGACGCCGCGGAGACGGTCGTCGGCGACATCGAGGACGCGGGCGGGACGGGCTACGCAATCGAGTGCGATCTGACCGATCGCGACGCGGTCGCGGAGACGGTATCGGCCGTCGAGGAGGACGTCGATGGTATCGACATCTTGATCAATAACGCCGGGCTGGTCGACGCTCGCGACAAGATCGAAGACTTCGAGGACGAGGTCTGGGATCGCGACCTGCAGGTCAACCTGACGGGCACCTACAACGTCACTCGCGCGGTCTACCCCGGCATGAAAGAACGCGAGTGGGGTCGGATCATCAATATGTCGTCGATGGCCGGCTGGCAAGGCGGCTTCGGACAGCTGTCGTACAGCGCGACGAAGGCAGCCCTGATCGGGTTCGGCAAGACGATCGCCCTCGAGGGCGCCCAACACGGCATCACGAGTAACGTCGTCACACCGAGTATCGTCGTCGGGGCGCTCGCGGATCTGCCGATCGAACAGCTAGAGCAGGTCGACGAACACTTCGCCCGGATCGCCAAGGCGACACCGATGCGACGGCTCGGACGGGAAGAAGACGTCGCGAACCTGATCGCGTACCTCTGTTCCGAACAGGCTACCTACATCACGGGCCAAGTCGTCGGCGTCACCGGCGGCGTCGACCTCTTCAGCTTCTAA
- a CDS encoding class I adenylate-forming enzyme family protein — translation MSNETLWSTEYERFGIPETLEPYPDEPVHHLLYDAADEHPDRGIVQLGERFTYPGLREDVERLATALCERGVEKGSRVATILPTSAQFVVATNAISRAGGVHIPNDFLDAENDLVYRLEQGDPEVLIGHDEHRELILSLRDELALENVILTSLSDYSDDPPADREEIPGVEWITDVIATTKPDPPVLEFDVESDVHTLLFTGGTTGLPKGCRLTHRNLVANALQGVAAQSRMAQMMRGSEAAVMALPMYHAYGYSITNTLLELALDVLIVPDARDTSHVSDLVERHEPLIMLGVPTQFMELVDETFESEVIGISGSAPLANETKSEFAREAGGVSQGYGLSEMSPITHFDIHGLHDLLAGGGTDDGLDHPTVGIPVPDTDVRLRDVDTGEEIPLERAAEEGLEGEMLVDGPQRMKGYLDEEKDPFDDEGYVATGDVAKIDSKGRFYVVDRVKNMINVSGLKVYSEEVDEVLHALEGVKRPATIGVPDPERPGSERVRIYIEADPNADVELTEREVTDHLEGKVPKQAIPSEVVFVERIPLTDIGKTDKKSLRDRATAGTDAG, via the coding sequence ATGTCAAACGAGACGCTCTGGTCGACGGAGTACGAACGGTTCGGAATCCCCGAAACGCTCGAGCCGTATCCGGATGAACCGGTCCATCACCTCCTGTACGACGCCGCGGACGAACACCCGGACCGGGGGATCGTCCAGTTAGGGGAGCGATTCACCTATCCCGGCCTCCGCGAGGACGTCGAGCGGCTGGCGACCGCACTGTGCGAGCGCGGCGTGGAGAAGGGAAGCCGGGTCGCGACGATCCTCCCGACGTCCGCGCAGTTCGTCGTCGCCACGAACGCCATCTCGCGGGCCGGCGGCGTCCACATCCCGAACGACTTTCTCGACGCCGAAAACGATCTGGTCTACCGCCTCGAGCAGGGCGATCCCGAGGTGCTGATCGGACACGACGAACACCGGGAGCTCATCCTCTCGTTACGGGACGAACTGGCCCTCGAGAACGTGATCCTCACGTCGCTTTCCGACTACTCGGACGATCCGCCGGCCGACCGCGAGGAGATACCCGGCGTCGAGTGGATAACGGACGTCATCGCGACGACGAAGCCCGATCCGCCGGTCCTCGAGTTCGACGTCGAGTCGGACGTCCACACGCTGTTGTTCACCGGGGGCACGACCGGGCTGCCGAAAGGCTGTCGACTCACGCACCGGAACCTCGTCGCGAACGCGCTCCAGGGCGTCGCCGCGCAGTCGCGGATGGCCCAGATGATGCGCGGGAGCGAGGCCGCGGTGATGGCGCTGCCGATGTACCACGCGTACGGCTACTCGATTACGAATACCCTGCTCGAACTCGCTCTCGACGTGCTGATCGTCCCCGACGCGCGCGACACCTCGCACGTGAGCGATCTGGTCGAGCGCCACGAACCGCTCATCATGCTCGGGGTGCCGACCCAGTTCATGGAACTCGTCGACGAGACGTTCGAGTCGGAAGTCATCGGGATCTCCGGCTCCGCACCGCTCGCCAACGAGACGAAGTCCGAGTTCGCGCGCGAGGCCGGCGGCGTCTCCCAGGGGTACGGGCTCTCGGAGATGTCGCCGATCACTCACTTCGACATCCACGGTCTCCACGACCTCCTCGCCGGTGGAGGGACCGACGACGGGCTGGACCATCCGACCGTCGGGATCCCGGTTCCCGACACGGACGTGAGACTCCGCGACGTCGATACCGGCGAGGAGATTCCGCTCGAGCGCGCCGCCGAGGAGGGACTCGAGGGCGAGATGTTGGTCGACGGCCCCCAGCGGATGAAAGGCTACCTCGACGAGGAAAAAGATCCCTTCGACGACGAGGGATACGTCGCGACCGGCGACGTCGCGAAAATCGATTCCAAGGGGCGGTTTTACGTCGTCGATCGCGTCAAGAACATGATCAACGTGTCGGGGCTGAAGGTGTACTCCGAAGAGGTTGACGAGGTCTTGCACGCCCTCGAGGGCGTCAAGCGGCCCGCAACGATCGGCGTCCCCGATCCCGAGCGACCGGGCAGCGAGCGGGTCCGGATCTACATCGAAGCGGATCCGAACGCGGACGTCGAGCTGACCGAACGGGAGGTGACCGACCACCTCGAGGGGAAGGTGCCGAAACAGGCGATCCCCTCGGAAGTGGTGTTCGTCGAGCGGATCCCGCTGACCGACATCGGAAAGACAGACAAGAAGTCGCTGCGGGACCGGGCGACGGCCGGTACGGACGCCGGGTGA
- a CDS encoding SAM-dependent methyltransferase, whose product MQSKSFAEDEIVDFYNDTAWEYRFFWSDLNLHYGFYDDEHSTHQEAMENSNKVYADKLDVDETDTVLDIGTGRGGLPTHIAAEYGADVHGIDIDHRHVAEARDNARKRGVSKHTEFDVGDYHDIPYPDETFDAVSGIETVCHSERKGRVLEEIHRVLKPGGRLMIADGYMSRTELTDPEAEKMRTVLDGWAVPELAHISEFREMLETLGFTDVTFDDHYDRIVPSSRRQWWLSFGVTPLLKIASTLGIKNESSVDQGITLYHQRDIIERGIAVHGDFTAELPE is encoded by the coding sequence ATGCAATCGAAATCGTTCGCCGAGGACGAAATTGTCGACTTCTACAACGACACCGCGTGGGAGTACCGCTTCTTCTGGAGCGATCTCAACCTTCATTACGGGTTCTACGACGACGAGCATTCGACCCATCAGGAAGCCATGGAGAACTCGAATAAGGTCTATGCCGACAAGCTCGACGTCGACGAGACGGACACGGTCCTAGACATCGGGACCGGACGCGGCGGGCTCCCGACTCACATCGCGGCCGAATACGGCGCCGACGTCCACGGAATCGACATCGACCACCGTCACGTAGCGGAAGCGAGAGACAACGCGCGCAAACGCGGCGTTTCGAAGCACACCGAGTTCGACGTCGGCGACTACCACGATATCCCGTATCCCGACGAGACGTTCGACGCGGTCTCGGGGATCGAAACGGTCTGTCACTCCGAACGGAAAGGCCGCGTCCTCGAGGAGATCCACCGCGTTCTCAAACCCGGCGGTCGCCTCATGATCGCCGACGGATATATGAGTCGGACAGAACTGACGGATCCCGAAGCGGAGAAGATGCGAACGGTCCTCGACGGCTGGGCCGTCCCGGAGCTCGCCCACATCAGTGAGTTTCGAGAGATGCTCGAGACCCTCGGATTCACGGACGTGACGTTCGACGACCACTACGATCGGATCGTTCCGTCCTCCCGCCGCCAGTGGTGGCTTTCGTTCGGCGTCACGCCCCTTCTCAAGATCGCGTCTACGCTCGGGATCAAGAACGAGTCGTCGGTCGACCAGGGGATAACGCTCTACCACCAGCGCGACATCATCGAGCGCGGAATTGCCGTCCACGGCGACTTCACCGCCGAACTCCCGGAATGA
- a CDS encoding helix-turn-helix domain-containing protein yields MRYAKCIIIPDGEGLHPVDRQIAENPDVTRELLHNVNLLANESIVTLYQLSGDRDALESILDESAMVYKYQLSGAGDEIHAYIHIKADERLVQLLSVIRKFEFIFDTPLEYTRRGGLRVTVIGDVGSFQKALPDVPDGIRLKLLKTGTYEPNTDRLFSQLTERQQEILRTAVDLGYYDVPRNVTHEEIGADLGCTGGTVGGHLRKIEAKILTQIVP; encoded by the coding sequence ATGAGATACGCAAAATGTATTATCATTCCTGACGGCGAGGGATTGCATCCGGTCGATCGGCAGATTGCGGAGAATCCCGACGTCACGCGGGAACTCCTGCACAATGTCAACCTGCTCGCGAACGAATCGATCGTTACACTCTATCAACTCTCGGGCGACAGAGACGCGCTCGAGTCGATCCTGGACGAATCGGCGATGGTCTACAAGTACCAGCTCTCGGGTGCCGGCGACGAGATTCACGCGTACATCCACATCAAGGCCGACGAACGGCTCGTTCAGCTGTTGAGCGTGATCCGGAAGTTCGAGTTCATCTTCGATACGCCGCTCGAGTACACACGACGGGGCGGACTCCGCGTGACGGTGATCGGCGATGTCGGGAGCTTCCAGAAGGCCCTCCCCGACGTTCCTGACGGGATCCGACTCAAACTCCTCAAGACGGGTACTTACGAGCCGAACACGGACCGCCTGTTCTCCCAGCTCACGGAGCGACAACAGGAAATCCTCCGGACTGCCGTCGATCTGGGATACTACGACGTACCCCGAAATGTGACTCACGAAGAGATCGGCGCGGACCTCGGCTGTACCGGCGGAACGGTCGGCGGCCATCTGCGAAAGATCGAGGCGAAGATTCTCACGCAGATCGTTCCGTGA
- a CDS encoding SCP2 sterol-binding domain-containing protein → MSTHQLRPIEQYFPTEPWLEEYRAAINESDEYAESSAGWGVDFDGSFIFQIEDVPIETSTLTDLPPEIADATDDELSALSDDRIEALLEDAPPAVRERVEDREGSHQDRLAAELLETTMAELPDRIWPELRAELPDLLDELIAQLEENMADDGTIYAYLDLYDGDCRTIATITDLDEREYGFRLAGEYEKWTKLVRGEGDVINMLMSGELELDGDMQKILQYSDAAVDLAEISADVESRFIF, encoded by the coding sequence ATGAGTACGCACCAACTCCGACCGATCGAACAGTATTTCCCGACCGAACCGTGGCTCGAGGAGTATCGAGCGGCGATCAACGAGAGCGACGAGTACGCCGAGAGCTCGGCCGGCTGGGGTGTCGACTTCGACGGCTCGTTCATCTTCCAGATCGAAGACGTCCCGATCGAGACCAGTACGCTCACCGACCTCCCGCCGGAGATCGCCGACGCAACCGACGACGAACTCTCGGCGCTTTCCGACGACCGGATCGAAGCGCTCCTCGAGGACGCCCCGCCGGCGGTCCGGGAGCGCGTCGAGGACCGCGAGGGATCGCACCAGGACCGACTCGCCGCGGAGCTGCTGGAGACGACGATGGCGGAGCTCCCCGATCGAATCTGGCCGGAACTCCGAGCGGAACTACCTGACCTCCTCGACGAGCTGATCGCACAGCTCGAGGAGAACATGGCCGACGACGGCACCATCTACGCGTATCTGGATCTCTACGACGGCGACTGTCGAACGATTGCCACGATCACCGATCTCGACGAGCGGGAGTACGGGTTCCGTCTCGCCGGCGAGTACGAGAAGTGGACGAAGCTCGTCCGCGGCGAGGGCGACGTCATCAACATGCTCATGTCCGGCGAGTTAGAACTCGACGGCGACATGCAGAAGATCCTGCAGTACTCCGACGCGGCGGTCGATCTGGCGGAAATCTCCGCCGACGTCGAGTCCCGGTTCATCTTCTGA
- a CDS encoding 2Fe-2S iron-sulfur cluster-binding protein, with protein sequence MYDVTLHFEERTETVAVAPDEYVLNAAERAGLEIPHSCRNGMCTSCAGELLEGELDGSEGTALSPQQEDDGYVLLCCSYPRTDCEIRVGERVQDDLLGLGAL encoded by the coding sequence ATGTACGACGTCACGCTCCACTTCGAGGAGAGGACGGAGACCGTCGCGGTCGCGCCGGACGAGTACGTTCTGAACGCGGCCGAGCGCGCCGGTCTCGAGATTCCTCACTCCTGTCGTAACGGGATGTGTACGTCGTGTGCCGGCGAGTTGCTCGAGGGCGAACTCGACGGGAGCGAGGGGACGGCGCTCTCACCGCAGCAGGAGGACGACGGCTACGTGTTGTTGTGCTGTTCGTACCCGCGAACGGACTGCGAGATTCGGGTCGGCGAACGCGTCCAGGACGACCTGCTCGGGCTCGGCGCGCTCTGA
- a CDS encoding DUF6230 family protein, which yields MYNTKRLLTGTGASFLMVALVGLIVVSSGTAYAAPLAGAGGFTVEAEEIRSEEFLLYPGAGESNEGTTPVVVVEQRGVEIDEMVLTREQPVDALPGLSGSMVIEFTADETVEADEQYLKMTGQSAEEATFNGQVINAQQSDDPNEQFQQTAGENAEPEKGQLTDIEGEGPGMVQEDAEIEMVYLASNEITLPGLDVNVSYEE from the coding sequence ATGTACAATACGAAGCGATTACTGACGGGAACGGGCGCATCGTTTCTGATGGTCGCGTTAGTCGGCCTCATCGTCGTGTCGTCAGGGACCGCGTACGCCGCACCGCTTGCCGGCGCTGGCGGCTTCACCGTCGAAGCCGAGGAGATCAGATCCGAGGAGTTCCTCCTCTACCCGGGGGCGGGGGAGAGTAACGAGGGCACGACGCCGGTCGTCGTCGTCGAACAGCGAGGCGTCGAAATCGACGAAATGGTGCTGACGAGAGAACAGCCCGTCGACGCACTACCCGGGCTCAGCGGCTCCATGGTGATCGAGTTCACCGCCGACGAGACGGTCGAGGCCGATGAACAGTACCTCAAGATGACCGGACAGAGCGCAGAGGAGGCGACGTTCAACGGACAGGTCATCAACGCCCAGCAGAGCGACGATCCGAACGAGCAGTTCCAACAGACGGCCGGTGAGAACGCCGAGCCCGAAAAGGGACAACTGACCGACATCGAAGGTGAAGGTCCCGGCATGGTACAAGAGGACGCAGAGATCGAGATGGTGTATCTGGCCTCTAACGAGATCACTCTCCCCGGTCTCGACGTCAACGTGTCCTACGAGGAGTGA
- a CDS encoding SCP2 sterol-binding domain-containing protein, with protein sequence MTDDELIQDIDESLDKSDDELEDELPALLEQMEGRTEELVREYPETFGRVVQRMETMDIASFVSDNPETADQFQELLWAGMNVLVEESPDVQENIDDDITVNFEAEDCPMEGHLEVDSEEQTMHGGSGRLDDAMLEITGPADTLVGLIVGSVDPIQGFMQQKYQMDGPVHKGTRLAPIMNSLSEKVPAES encoded by the coding sequence ATGACGGACGACGAACTCATTCAGGACATCGACGAATCGCTCGACAAATCCGACGACGAACTCGAGGACGAACTGCCGGCGCTGCTCGAGCAGATGGAGGGACGCACCGAGGAACTCGTTCGCGAGTATCCCGAGACGTTCGGTCGCGTCGTCCAGCGCATGGAGACGATGGACATCGCGTCGTTCGTCTCCGACAACCCCGAGACCGCCGACCAGTTCCAGGAACTGCTCTGGGCCGGTATGAACGTCCTCGTCGAGGAGTCGCCGGACGTGCAGGAGAACATCGACGACGACATCACCGTCAACTTCGAGGCCGAGGACTGCCCGATGGAGGGCCATCTCGAAGTCGATAGCGAGGAGCAGACGATGCACGGCGGGTCGGGCCGGCTCGACGACGCAATGCTCGAGATCACCGGCCCGGCGGACACGCTGGTCGGTCTCATCGTCGGCAGCGTCGACCCGATCCAGGGGTTCATGCAGCAGAAATACCAGATGGACGGACCGGTCCACAAGGGAACTCGCCTCGCACCGATCATGAACTCGCTGTCCGAGAAAGTTCCCGCGGAGTCATAG